The Microcebus murinus isolate Inina chromosome 4, M.murinus_Inina_mat1.0, whole genome shotgun sequence genome has a segment encoding these proteins:
- the LOC105860279 gene encoding olfactory receptor 52B4-like, whose amino-acid sequence MTALNHTDISHTVFRFLGVPGLEDQHMWISIPFFISYVIALLGNGLLICIILTKRSLHQPMYLFLCMLAGADIVLSTCTVPQALAIFWFHAGEITLDCCITQLFFIHSTFIFESGILLVMAFDRYIAICYPLRYTTILTNSLIGKIGVTIFLRSYGIILPVIFLVKRLTFCRSNILPHTSCQHIGLAKYSCNDIRVNIWYGIFILMSTVTLDVMLVFISYMLILNAVFRIPSQDARHKALNTCGSHVCVIVLFYVPGISSVLTERFGHHILPYMRVLLANVYILAPPMLNPIIYGIKTKQIRDQVIHVFFTKQK is encoded by the coding sequence ATGACTGCGTTGAACCACACTGATATTAGCCACACAGTCTTCCGTTTCCTGGGCGTCCCTGGCCTAGAGGACCAGCACATGTGGATTTCCATCCCCTTCTTCATTTCCTATGTCATTGCCCTCCTTGGGAACGGCCTGCTCATCTGCATTATCCTCACAAAGCGCAGCCTGCACCAGCCCATGTACCTCTTCCTCTGCATGCTGGCCGGAGCAGACATTGTCCTCTCCACGTGCACAGTCCCACAGGCCTTGGCCATCTTCTGGTTCCATGCTGGGGAGATCACCCTGGATTGCTGCATCACTCAGCTCTTCTTCATCCATTCCACCTTCATCTTTGAGTCAGGGATCTTGTTGGTGATGGCGTTTGACCGCTACATTGCCATCTGCTACCCTCTGAGGTACACCACTATTCTTACAAACTCCCTGATTGGGAAAATTGGAGTGACTATCTTTCTGAGAAGTTATGGTATAATACTTCCCGTAATATTTCTTGTGAAAAGACTGACTTTTTGCAGAAGTAACATTCTTCCACACACTAGTTGTCAGCACATTGGTTTAGCCAAATATTCCTGTAATGACATCAGAGTAAACATCTGGTATGGTATTTTTATCTTAATGTCTACAGTAACTTTAGATGTCATGCtagtttttatttcctatatgCTTATTCTCAATGCTGTTTTCCGTATCCCATCCCAAGATGCTCGACACAAAGCTCTCAATACTTGTGGCTCCCATGTCTGTGTCATTGTCCTCTTTTATGTGCCTGGCATTTCCTCAGTCCTGACAGAGCGATTTGGACATCACATCTTACCTTATATGCGTGTCCTGCTGGCCAATGTCTACATTTTGGCTCCTCCTATGCTGAATCCCATCATTTATGGTATCAAGACAAAACAGATCCGGGACCAGGTGATTCATGTGTTCTTTACAAAGCAGAAATGA